The DNA region AATAGTCTTCGGTATCATATAATTCGTTATAACAATGGATAAGCTCATGTGCTAATAACGATACAGGAGAATTATATCCTTTATTACTTCTAAACCATCTTTTTTTATGATTTTTTCTAAATACAACACCATGTGTATCGTAAAATTGTATAGTATTATATTTTGGACTATATGCATTTTTATTAGAAGGTACTATTGTGATATTATTTGTAGTATCTGCAACTAAAATATCTATAACATCAAATCTTTGTAATATATCATCTTCCTTAAAAGAAATGGTTAACACACTAGTTCTAACTAAAAAATCTAATGCAATAGTAGTGTTTCTAACAAAACGATCTGCTATTGCATTATGATTTCTGTTTTCTATATAAGTGTATTCTATAAATTGCTTATCAAGAGATTGAATACGCATATATGTATATAATTAAATATTCATTTCAGGAATTTCACCTTCAATGATTAATGTGCCTTCTGTTGCATTTTTTATGTCCTCAACGGTTACACCAGGTGCACGTTCTAATAACTTAAATCCTTGTTCTGTGACTTCTATAACAGCAAGGTTAGTTACAATTTTTTTAACGCAGCCAACACCTGTTAATGGTAAAGAACATTTTTTAAGTAGTTTAGATTCGCCAGCTCTATTAGTGTGCATCATAGCAACAATTATATTTTCTGCACTAGCTACAAGATCCATTGCTCCACCCATTCCTTTTACCATTTTTCCTGGTATTTTCCAGTTTGCAATATCTCCGTTTTCTGCCACTTCCATTGCGCCTAAAATGGTTAAATGTACATGCTGACCTCTAATCATAGAAAAACTCATAGCGCTATCAAAAAAACTTGCGCCTGGTAATGTTGTAATGGTTTGTTTTCCTGCGTTTATAATATCTGCATCTTCTTCACCTTCAAAAGGAAATGGTCCCATACCAAGTACTCCATTTTCACTTTGAAATTCTACTTCTATATCGTCTCTTACAAAATTAGCCACCAAAGTTGGTATACCAATACCAAGGTTAACGTAGTAACCATCTTTAACTTCTTTTGCAATGCGCTTTGCTATTCCGTTTTTATCTAACATTTTTAGTTTAAATTATAAGTGCCTTAACTACTTAAATTTGGGCACAATTAATATTTAGGATAAAAAGTACTTCCTGTTATTTGGTTAAGTTAACTTTAGACAGTTTAAATACTTTTAACTTTAGATTTCTATCTAACTTTTTGATCTTACTGTACGTTGTTCTATACGTTTTTCAAAAGTTTCACCTTTAAAAATACGTTGTACAAAAATACCTGGAATATGAATTTGATTAGGATCTAATTCTCCTACTGGCACCAACTCTTCTACCTCTGCAACTGTTATTTTTGCTGCGCCACACATTACTGGGTTAAAATTACGCGCTGTACCTTTAAAAATAAGATTTCCTGCTTCGTCACCTTTCCAAGCTTTTACAAAAGCGAAATCGGCTTTAAATGCGTGTTCTAACACATACATTTTACCATCAAATTCTCTTGTTTCTTTACCTTCTGCTACTTCTGTACCGTATCCAGCTGGTGTATATATTGCAGGAAAGCCTGATTGTGCTGCGCGACATCTTTCGGCAAGTGTACCTTGAGGAATAAGCTCTACATCTAATTCTCCAGATAACATTTGTCTTTCAAATTCGTCGTTTTCTCCTACGTAAGAAGATACCATTTTTTTGATTTGCTTTTTTTGAAGTAAAAGCCCTAAACCAAAATCGTCTACTCCGGCATTATTAGAGATACAAGTTACGTTTTTTACATTGCGTTTTACTAATTCTGCTATTGCGTTTTCAGGTATTCCGCTTAATCCAAATCCACCTAACATAAACGTCATATTATCTTCTACACCTTGTAAGGCTTCTTGAACTGATTTAACCGTTTTTTTAATCATTTTTTCTTGATGTTTTAGTGGTTTAAATTTAAGAAATAAAAAAGCCATTCTAAAAAGAATGGCTTTTAAAATTTATTCCGGAATTTTAAAAAAGTTCTAACTCATCTGGCACATCATCTTCTGGCATATCTAAATCTCCGTTATTAGTTGCATTATCTTGTACATAACCATCACAGTCTACAACAATAGAAAGGTCTTTAGGTTTTACAAAATCGTTTTTTGAAATATTTAAATCTTCATCTTCATAACAGCTTTTCATATACATTCCCCAAATTGGTAGGGCCATAGATGCACCTTGACCATAAGTGATGGTTTTAAAATGCGCTGCTCTATCTTCTGCTCCAACCCAAACACCAGTAACTAAATTTGGTACCATACCCATAAACCAACCATCGGATTGATTTTGCGTAGTTCCTGTTTTTCCTGCTATATGATAATTAAGGTTGTAAGGATAACCTGTTATTATTTCTTTATATACTTGAACGTTTTTTGCCCAATTATGTCTTAATCTTGCACCAGATCCAGATTCTACAACACCTTGCATTAATTTTACTGTTACATAAGCTGCTTCTTCACTTAAAACATCTTTTGTTTCTGGAACAAATTGGTATAAAACAGTTTCGTTTTTATCTACGATTGAAGTAACCATTACTGGTTTTGTGTAAACACCTTGATTTGCAAATGCAGAATAGGCTCCAACCATTTCATATAAGCTAATGTCTGGCGTACCTAATGCTATAGATGGTACAGCAGGTATTTCTGACTCTACACCTAAATCTCTTGCTAATTTAGATACTGGTTCTGGACCAACTTTATCCATTAATCTTGCTGTAATAGTATTTACAGATCCTGCTAAGGCTTGTTTTAAAGTTAACTCACCACTGTAATCACCATCTGAGTTTTTTGGAGCCCAAGGTTCTGGATTTCCAAATTTATTAGCTTCGATAGTTATTGGAGCTTTTGGTAATTTATCACAAGGCGACATGTGTAACTGGTTTATCGCAGTTGCATAAACAAAAGGCTTAAATGTAGATCCAACTTGTCGTTTACCTTGTTTTACGTGATCGTATTTAAAGTGTTTATAATTCATACCTCCAACCCATGCTTTTACATGTCCTGTTTGCGGATCCATACTCATTAATCCAGGTTGTAAGAAATGCTTATAATACCTCATAGAATCTATAGGTTTCATTATGGTATCTATTTCACCTCTTTCCCAAGAAAAAATAGACATCTTTGTAGGCTTATCAAATGAGGCTATAATTTCTTTTTCAGATTTTTTTAAATCATACTTCATATGTCTCCAACGTTCTGATTGTTTCATAGAACGTTGCATTAAGCTATTAATTTCTTCTTTATCTAAATCTAAAAATGGAGCTGTTGGATTACGATCTGGTGTATTTTGATGAAAAAATTCTGCTTGAAGTTTTTTCATATGGTTAATTACAGCATCTTCTGCATAGGTTTGCATTCTAGAATCTATAGTCGTGTATACTTTTAATCCGTCTTGGTAAATGTTATATTTTGATCCGTCTGGTTTTTTGTTTTTAGGATCGTTTGCCCAGTCTTTTAAAAAGGCTCTTAAATATTCTCTAAAATAAGTAGCTGTACCATCATTATGTGACTCTGGATTAAAATCTAAATCAAGTTCTGTTTTTTGTAAAGAGTCTTTAACTTTTTCATCTAAAACTCCATATTTAACCATTTGAGACAATACTACATTTCGTCTATTTTTTACACCTTCTGGATTTCTATCTGGTCTTGGATTGTATAATGAAGAATTTTTAAACATTCCTACCAACATGGCAGATTCTTTTACATCTAATTCTTTAGGTTCTTTACCAAAGTAAATTCTAGCTGCAGATCTTATACCATCTGCATTATTACCAAAATCGTAAATATTAAAATATTGAGCGATAATTTCTTCTTTTGTATACTGACGCTCTAATCTTACAGCGATAATCCACTCTTTAACTTTTTGTATTAAACGCTCTGCTATATTTTTTGATCCTTCACCATGAAATAATTGCTTTGCTAATTGTTGAGATATTGTACTTGCGCCACCACTTCCTGGTTTTAATACTGCTCGTAATAATCCTCTTCCATCTATTCCAGAATGCTCGTAATATCTTGCATCTTCTGTCGCTACTAAAGCGTCTATAAGATTTTGCGGTAAGTCTTCGTAAAACACTGGCGTTCTATTATCGTTTAAATAGAATTTTGCTAATGTTTTTCCGTCTGAAGAGACAATTTCTGTAGCTAGATTTGTTTCTGGATTTTCTAACTGTGTATGATCTGGCATTTCACCAAAAGCACCTAAAGAGGCTAAGAAAAATATTAAACAAATAAATAGAATACCTCCTAAAAAAAGCATCCAAAACCATCTTATGTACTTGTCAAAACTTGTAGTTTCTTGTTTTTTAGTTTTTGCCATACGTAGCTATTTTATTATTCTGTTTTTTCTATTCTAAATCCAACATCTGTAATGCCTTCTAGGTTTACAACGCCATTTACTTCTCCGTTTTGACGCATTGCATGTTGAATATTTACTTGATACTCTCCTTTTTCGTTAAATACTACACCTTCTTTATACCATAATTTATTTTCTTTTACGGTAGATAGTCCTTCACCTAACCACTTACCTGTTGGTGTTGTCATACGGTATTGTAGTGTGTCTGTTATTGATTTTCCGTGAGGAAATTTCATTTGAACTATTAGGTATAGATTACTAAATTTATAGGTATTAGTGTTTCTAATATTTACAAATAAATTGTAAGGTTTTATTGAGTCTGGCGGATTGATTTTAAAACTAACTACATCTTCTTTATTCCAAGCTGTAGATACTGTTTTATACTCATCAAAAACAGCTGAAGAGTCGCAAGACATCACTAAGGTTAACAATAATAAAATTAGTATTTTATTTATTTTCATTGGTTTTATTATTGTTTGGTTTTTTTTTGTTTGGTCTACGTCTTTTTGTACGTTTATTTTGAGCGTTTGGATTATTTGACTTAGAATTTGTTTTAGCTTCTACTTTGTTTGACTTATTGTTTTTAGTTCTGTTTTTATTGTTTTTGCGTTTTTTATTACGCTTAGGCTTATCAAATCTTGTTAAACTATCTTGACCAACAACGTTTTCAAACTCGGTTTTAGTATCAATTTCTACATCTATTGTGTACTCTTCAAGACTAATTACTTTTTTCTTTTGTTTGTTTATTTGTATGATTTCGTTGGCTTGCTCTGTAGTTATTAAATGCCAATTCATCCATTCGCCTTCATAGGCATACCACATATGACCTTTAAAGATGTCTGTTTTTTGACAAACTGCTGTACCTTTTTCTGTATATAATTTTACGTCTGTTTTAGGAAACGATTTTAAAGCATCTAAATACGCATCTAGCTCGTAATTTAAACAACACTTTAATTTACCACATTGACCTGCTAATTTTAAAGGGTTTAATGATAATTGTTGGTAACGCGCTGCGCTAGTACTTACGGATCTAAAATCTGTTAACCAAGTAGAGCAACACAACTCGCGACCACAAGATCCAATACCACCAAGTCTTGAAGCTTCCTGACGGAAACCTACTTGCTTCATCTCTATCCTGATCTTAAATTCTCTAGCGTAAACTTTAATTAATTCTCTAAAATCTACTCGTTCTTCTGCTGTGTAATAGAATGTTGCTTTACTACCATCGCCTTGAAATTCGATATCAGAGATTTTCATTTTTAGATTTAAATCTATAGCAAATTGACGCGCTTTAACCTTCATTGGTTCTTCACGGTCTCTTGCTTCGCTCCAAATATCTATGTCTTTTTGTGAGGCTTTACGATAAATTTTTAATATATCGTTTTTGGTGTCTATTTTTTTTCTTTTAAGTTGAACTCTTACTAACTCTCCAGTAAGTGTAACCATACCAATATCGTGACCAGATTGAGCTTCTGTTGCAACAATATCTCCAATACTTAATGTTAGTTTTTCTGAGTTTTTGTAGTAATGTTTACGTCCATTTTTAAATCTAACCTCAACCCAATCAAAAGGTTCTTCTCCGTTTGGAATAGACATGTTTGCTAACCAATCGAAAACTGTTAATTTATTGCAACTATCTGTACCACATGTTCCGTTATTTTTGCAACCTTTAGGCTGCCCATCTTTTCCTGTAGCGCAACTTTGACAAGCCATATTATTTATGTATATATTGAATCTAAAGGTGTTAACCTTAGATGACGATTAATAATTTGCGACTTTTATACTATATAGAATTTAAGTCACTTTAATTTGTAAAGATAAGATTATTCTTATGACTTTAAAATAATAAAAATCGAGTTAAGTTTTTGATGCTTTTTTAGGGTTGAAAATCTACGTTTTAAAATTAAAAAAGCTTCTTTACAACATCTAAAACACTAGTGTTTATTAGATTAAGTTGTAAAGAAACTTTTAAAGGTATCTTTTAATTTATTATTTGACTAAATACTTTTTATTCTAATTGTTTTTAGTCTTGTGTTGGATTTAAATTTTCGAAGATGTTACGTAAATCTTTTTTATATGGTAAATAATCTGCACGTCCTTTTTTAAAGATGTCGTTACTATTACCTTGTCCCTTACGTAATGCTTTTTGCTCTTCATATGGTAAAGCATGTATATCTTTACAGGTTGAAGAACAGCAGTTATTCATTTCGGTTTTACAAGATTCACATTGTATAAATAGTAAGTGACAAGCATCGTTAGCACAGTTTACATGCGTATCACAAGGTTCGCCACATTGGTGACATTGCGCAATTACATCGTCACTTATTCGTTCGGCGCGACGCTCGTCAAACACAAAGTTTTTTCCTATAAACTTATTTTCTAAAGCTTTTTCGTTGACTTGTCTTGTGTATTCTATAATTCCGCCTTCAAGTTGATAGACGTTTTTAAATCCTTTGTGTTTAAAATATGCGCTAGCTTTTTCGCATCGTATTCCTCCTGTACAATACATGACCAGGTTTTTGTCTTCTTTATGTGCTTTTAAATCGTCTTCGATTATATCTAATGATTCTCTAAAAGTATCTACATCTGGTGTCACTGCGTTTTTAAAGTGACCTATTTCACTTTCGTAGTGATTACGCATATCTACTAGTACCGTGTTTTTGTCTTCGATTAAATCGTTAAACTTTTCGGCATTAACGTGTATTCCTTTGTTGGTAACGTCAAAAGTTTCGTCGTTTAATCCATCTGCAACAATCTTGTCACGAACTTTTACTTTCAGCTTTAAAAAAGACATATTGTCTTGCTCTACTGCAATGTTAAGTCTAACATTTTCTAAAAAATCAATGCTATCTAAATGCGTTTTGAAATTTTCAAAATTATCTGCTGGAAGTGATAATTGTGCGTTAATACCTTCGGTAGCAACATAAATTCTACCTAAGACATCTAAACTGCGCCATTTAATAAATAATTGGTCTCTAAATTCTTGCGGATTGCTAATGCGCGCATATTTGTAAAAAGATAGTGTAAGACGTTCTTTTCCTGCTTTTTTTATAAGCTCAGCACGTTCATTAGCGCTTAATTTGTTGTACAGTTGCATGCTATACTTTCGATTTAAGTGTTAATAAATGCTGCAAAGGTAGAATTTATATTGGGTATTGCAAGATTTGGAATACACATTTAGCACTAAACCTATGAAAAACAAGACACTAAGCTTTTAAAAAGAAAAAAGTCCTTTGCGATTTACAAAGGACTTTAAGTATTCTAAAACTTTTATTTTAAAGAATCTTTATTCTTAAAATTCAACTTAACATGTTTATCAATTAAACTATCTATAAACTTTGAACCATCATCGACATTGGTAATATCTATGCCTTGTTTAGGATTTTTACTTCTGTCTAGTTCTATATCTGGGTTTTTGTCATGTCTAAAGATATACTCTAATTCTAACATTACTAGTAATTCCTTTTTTGTATATCTTTTTTGGTAAAAGGAATCTAATCTACGTTCTAACCGTTCTGGTTTTACAGAGTTTTTCAAAGATTTTGTCAACAAGAACAAAACAGAGTCTTCTTTTTTTATTTGTTTTAATTGATTTTTACTAATATTTAATTCTTTTTTGATTAAAGCCATACTATTTCTTTGATCCTTAACTGATTTAAAAGGTTGTACAGGCTTACAATTGATAAAGAGTAATACTAAAATAATATAAGAAAATTGTTTATTGTGTTTCATTAAAATAAATGAGTGATCCTTCAATATGTTACAAATAAAACAAATAATTTTTTAAAAAGAAAAAAGTCCTTTGCGATTTACAAAGGACTTTTAACAGACTAACTCGTTTATTAATTTTTTAATTGATTGTATTAAAAAAATATAACGAGTTAACCACCATCGGTTTTACAACTGCTATTTATTAAAATAGAGATTGAAACACCTAATGCTTTAATCAACACTGTTTTATTTAAATATTTCATTCTACAGCAGTTTTAAGAATTAATATTTTATAAAAAGCGGTAAAATTTTTCTTTTTCATAGCATATCTTTTCCACTTTATTAAGTAGATGCAAAAACATTAAAAAGGTTGCGTGAGAAAATGAAAAAGGTTAAAAAAAATAGTATTTTAGCATTAAATTTTTATAAAAAGAACTGATAATGAGTAAAGAAAACGAAGCAAAATTAAAAGCCCTACAATTAACCTTAGATAAATTAGATAAAGCTTACGGTAAAGGTACTGTAATGAAGATGAGTGATGCTGCTGTAGTAGATGTAGATGCAATTGCATCTGGATCTTTAGGGTTAGATATTGCATTAGGCGTTGGTGGTTACCCAAGAGGTAGAGTTATTGAAATTTATGGACCAGAAAGTTCTGGTAAAACAACTTTAACTTTACATGCTATTGCCGAAGCTCAAAAAAGTGGTGGAATTGCTGCTTTTATTGACGCAGAACACGCATTTGACCGTTTTTATGCAGAGAAATTAGGTGTAGATATTGATAATTTAATTATTTCTCAACCAGATAATGGTGAGCAAGCATTAGAAATTGCAGATAACTTAATTCGCTCTGGTGCAATAGATATAGTTGTAGTAGACTCTGTTGCAGCATTAACACCTAAAAGTGAAATTGAAGGTGAAATGGGTGACTCCAAAATGGGATTACACGCACGTTTAATGTCTCAAGCCTTAAGAAAACTTACAGCTTCTATTAGCAAAACAAATTGTACCGTTATTTTTATTAACCAATTACGTGAAAAAATAGGTGTAATGTTTGGTAACCCAGAAACTACAACTGGTGGAAATGCACTTAAATTTTACGCTTCTGTACGATTAGATATTAGAAGATCTACACAAATTAAAGACTCTAATGGAGATGTAATTGGAAATAAAACCAGAGTAAAAGTGGTTAAAAACAAAGTTGCTCCGCCATTTAAAACTGCCGAATTTGATATTATGTATGGTGAAGGTGTTAGTAAAGTAGGAGAAATTTTAGATGTAGCTGTAGATAAAGGTATAGTAAAGAAAAGTGGATCTTGGTTTAGTTATGAAGACACAAAACTAGGACAAGGAAGAGATGCAGTAAAACTAGTTATAAAAGACAATCCAGAACTGTTTGAAGAATTAGAAGAAAAAATTAAAGCAGCAATAAAAGAAGAACAATAAAAACAAAATCCCGAAAAATTCGGGATTTTTTTATTTATAGACGCAACCATTTAAAACATAATGCATCTATAAAGAAATATAGCACCAAATTAAGATGAAAAAAGTATTAATTTTACTACTTAGCTTAGTTGCATTATCGTGTAGTTTAGACGATGAGAATAATGTAATAGAGAACTATCATGTTGAAATATTACCAATAGAATCTGCAATTGTTCCAGAATCTTTTAACTATGGAGAAGAACACGAAATAACTGTAACTTACTTGAGGCCTAACTCATGTCATGCTTTTAATGATTTTTATTATGTTAAAGATAATAATGAACGAACAGTAGCTATTATGAGCACAGTGCTTGATAATAACCAAAACTGTTTAGAATTAAATGACGAACAACAAAGAACATTTACATTAGAAGCCACTCAAACAGAAAACTATGTGTTTAAATTTTGGCAAGGTGAAGATGACAGCGGAAATGACACATATCTAATTATAGAAGTACCTGTAAATCAATAAAAAAAAAGACTTTTGAGTCTAGAAAAACTTATACATAATTGTAAAAAAAATGATACAAAAGCGCAAAGTGAATTGTATAAGCTATTTTCAAGCAAACTATTCTCTTTATGTCTAAAATACTCGCGCAATTATGCAGAAGCAGAAGATAACTTACAAGATAGTTTTGTAACCATTTTTAAAAATATAAAACAATATAATCACAAAGGAAGCTTTGAAGGTTGGTTAAAAAGAATTACAATAAACACCGCTTTGCAATGTTATCGAAATCAAAAAGTATTTGAGATAGTAAATGAAGAAGTTATAGAAGATCAAACTGTTGATATTGATGAAGAGAACATTAAATTAGATTTTCTATTAAAATGTATACAAGAATTACCTGATAGATATAGATTAGTATTTAACCTATATGTTCTTGATGGATATTCTCACAACGAAATAAGTAATTTGTTAAAAATCACATCTGGTACAAGTAAATCAAATCTTGCAAGAGCAAGACTAATACTTAAAGAAAAAATTAATGCTTATAAACAAATAAGTAACAAACAATCTTTATAAATGAATAAGAAAAATTTAGATAGACTGTTTCAAGAGAAATTTAAAGAATTTGAAGTTAAACCCAAAGACTACAATTGGGATAAAATACAGTCTAAATTAAAAGAAGATGACAAAAAAATTGTTGTCATACCAATTTGGATAAAATTTATTGGTGTTGCTGCAAGCCTTATACTAATGCTTGGTTTAGGATTAAATATGTATATAAATAATAATACAAAACAACCTAAAGTAGTAAACACAGTAAATAATCCTGTAGATACAACAAACCAAAAAACTACTAATACTACTAGAGATACCAAACCAACAATTAAAAATAATTCAACTTTAGAGCTGGACAATAATAAAAATATTACCAACTCAGAATCAGAAACTAAATTACAACAACAAAAACTAACAAAAGTTTCAAATAAAGTTGTAGTAAATACAAATCAAGAAACTAAGAGTGAAAGACCTAAAAATCAAAACACAATTATTAGTTCTAAAAAATCGAATAAAAATAACCTTAGTATAAACACCCAAAACAGTAATAGCACTAATAATTACGCATCAAATGCTAATTCTGGTTTAAAAAATCCTAATAAAATTAAAGTACAAGACTTAATTACTGTTTTAGATACAACTTTACACTCTACAATAACTACAAACTCATTAGAGACAATTAAGTTAGATGAAGATAAAAAAGAAAATAGTATTGAAGAAGCAATAGCAAAAGAAGAACTTGAAGAAATAATTGAAGAAGAAAATAACTACAACAGGTGGAGTGTAAATATTAATGCTGCACCTGTTTACTACAATTCTTTTGGAAATGGTTCTCATATTGACGAACAATTTAATAAAAATGATAAATCGGGAGCAATTAATACAGGCTATGGTGTAAAAGTAGGTTATGCATTGAATAATAAAATTAAAGTAAGAACTGGTATTAACAAATTAAACTTAAGCTACAACACCAACAATGTTATTGTATATCAAAACATAAACAACAACCCAAAAACCTTAAGAAATTTAAATCTTAATACAATTAATAACAACTTAAATATTAATGTTATAAGTGGTAACGAATCGTTTTTACAAACACCTAACTTAGGATTTGTAAAAAGTGTTTCTCTTAATCAAGAATTAAGTTATTATGAAATCCCTTTAGAGTTTGAATACACGTTTATAAACTCTAAATTTAGTATAAATTTAATTGGAGGATTTAGTACATTCCTTTTAGAAAATAATAATATAATTTCAGAATTTGATGGTGAAGAGATGGAAATTGGGAAGGCAAATAACATTAATAATTTAAGCTTCACTTCCAATTTAGGAGTAGGTTTTAACTATAATTTTTCTAAAGCTATTCAATTTAATTTAGAACCTACTTTCAAATATCAAATAAACGCTTATGAAAATACACCAACAAACTTTAACCCATATATAATTGGTTTATATACAGGTTTAAGTTATAAATTTTAAGTTTAGGTTTTAGTTAATTTTCTAATAATAGAAAATTGTTAAGTTTAAAAGCTGCTCTTTGCCATAGAGTAGCTTTTTTTGGTACAATAATTGATAAGAATTACCAACAAAACCAACTCATGAAAAAAATCACCAAACTAATCGCTCTATTAATTTCTATTCAATGTATATCTCAAGACATTGATAATCTTTACTCTAATTACTTTCAAAATACAAGAGAAATACCTTATTTACATCTTAATAAAACATCATTTTTAAAAGGTGAAGAAGTTTGGTTTCAATCTTACCTAATTGAACAAAACTCTAATAAACTTCACCCAACCTCATCTAATTTATATGTATCCGTTTTTGATGAATCTGGACAACAAAAAGAACAACATTTAATACAAATA from Mesoflavibacter profundi includes:
- the recA gene encoding recombinase RecA, which codes for MSKENEAKLKALQLTLDKLDKAYGKGTVMKMSDAAVVDVDAIASGSLGLDIALGVGGYPRGRVIEIYGPESSGKTTLTLHAIAEAQKSGGIAAFIDAEHAFDRFYAEKLGVDIDNLIISQPDNGEQALEIADNLIRSGAIDIVVVDSVAALTPKSEIEGEMGDSKMGLHARLMSQALRKLTASISKTNCTVIFINQLREKIGVMFGNPETTTGGNALKFYASVRLDIRRSTQIKDSNGDVIGNKTRVKVVKNKVAPPFKTAEFDIMYGEGVSKVGEILDVAVDKGIVKKSGSWFSYEDTKLGQGRDAVKLVIKDNPELFEELEEKIKAAIKEEQ
- the trhO gene encoding oxygen-dependent tRNA uridine(34) hydroxylase TrhO, with the protein product MQLYNKLSANERAELIKKAGKERLTLSFYKYARISNPQEFRDQLFIKWRSLDVLGRIYVATEGINAQLSLPADNFENFKTHLDSIDFLENVRLNIAVEQDNMSFLKLKVKVRDKIVADGLNDETFDVTNKGIHVNAEKFNDLIEDKNTVLVDMRNHYESEIGHFKNAVTPDVDTFRESLDIIEDDLKAHKEDKNLVMYCTGGIRCEKASAYFKHKGFKNVYQLEGGIIEYTRQVNEKALENKFIGKNFVFDERRAERISDDVIAQCHQCGEPCDTHVNCANDACHLLFIQCESCKTEMNNCCSSTCKDIHALPYEEQKALRKGQGNSNDIFKKGRADYLPYKKDLRNIFENLNPTQD
- a CDS encoding gliding motility lipoprotein GldH, with the protein product MKINKILILLLLTLVMSCDSSAVFDEYKTVSTAWNKEDVVSFKINPPDSIKPYNLFVNIRNTNTYKFSNLYLIVQMKFPHGKSITDTLQYRMTTPTGKWLGEGLSTVKENKLWYKEGVVFNEKGEYQVNIQHAMRQNGEVNGVVNLEGITDVGFRIEKTE
- a CDS encoding RNA polymerase sigma factor, whose product is MSLEKLIHNCKKNDTKAQSELYKLFSSKLFSLCLKYSRNYAEAEDNLQDSFVTIFKNIKQYNHKGSFEGWLKRITINTALQCYRNQKVFEIVNEEVIEDQTVDIDEENIKLDFLLKCIQELPDRYRLVFNLYVLDGYSHNEISNLLKITSGTSKSNLARARLILKEKINAYKQISNKQSL
- a CDS encoding PSP1 domain-containing protein, with the translated sequence MACQSCATGKDGQPKGCKNNGTCGTDSCNKLTVFDWLANMSIPNGEEPFDWVEVRFKNGRKHYYKNSEKLTLSIGDIVATEAQSGHDIGMVTLTGELVRVQLKRKKIDTKNDILKIYRKASQKDIDIWSEARDREEPMKVKARQFAIDLNLKMKISDIEFQGDGSKATFYYTAEERVDFRELIKVYAREFKIRIEMKQVGFRQEASRLGGIGSCGRELCCSTWLTDFRSVSTSAARYQQLSLNPLKLAGQCGKLKCCLNYELDAYLDALKSFPKTDVKLYTEKGTAVCQKTDIFKGHMWYAYEGEWMNWHLITTEQANEIIQINKQKKKVISLEEYTIDVEIDTKTEFENVVGQDSLTRFDKPKRNKKRKNNKNRTKNNKSNKVEAKTNSKSNNPNAQNKRTKRRRPNKKKPNNNKTNENK
- a CDS encoding CoA transferase subunit A: MIKKTVKSVQEALQGVEDNMTFMLGGFGLSGIPENAIAELVKRNVKNVTCISNNAGVDDFGLGLLLQKKQIKKMVSSYVGENDEFERQMLSGELDVELIPQGTLAERCRAAQSGFPAIYTPAGYGTEVAEGKETREFDGKMYVLEHAFKADFAFVKAWKGDEAGNLIFKGTARNFNPVMCGAAKITVAEVEELVPVGELDPNQIHIPGIFVQRIFKGETFEKRIEQRTVRSKS
- a CDS encoding penicillin-binding protein 1A, which produces MAKTKKQETTSFDKYIRWFWMLFLGGILFICLIFFLASLGAFGEMPDHTQLENPETNLATEIVSSDGKTLAKFYLNDNRTPVFYEDLPQNLIDALVATEDARYYEHSGIDGRGLLRAVLKPGSGGASTISQQLAKQLFHGEGSKNIAERLIQKVKEWIIAVRLERQYTKEEIIAQYFNIYDFGNNADGIRSAARIYFGKEPKELDVKESAMLVGMFKNSSLYNPRPDRNPEGVKNRRNVVLSQMVKYGVLDEKVKDSLQKTELDLDFNPESHNDGTATYFREYLRAFLKDWANDPKNKKPDGSKYNIYQDGLKVYTTIDSRMQTYAEDAVINHMKKLQAEFFHQNTPDRNPTAPFLDLDKEEINSLMQRSMKQSERWRHMKYDLKKSEKEIIASFDKPTKMSIFSWERGEIDTIMKPIDSMRYYKHFLQPGLMSMDPQTGHVKAWVGGMNYKHFKYDHVKQGKRQVGSTFKPFVYATAINQLHMSPCDKLPKAPITIEANKFGNPEPWAPKNSDGDYSGELTLKQALAGSVNTITARLMDKVGPEPVSKLARDLGVESEIPAVPSIALGTPDISLYEMVGAYSAFANQGVYTKPVMVTSIVDKNETVLYQFVPETKDVLSEEAAYVTVKLMQGVVESGSGARLRHNWAKNVQVYKEIITGYPYNLNYHIAGKTGTTQNQSDGWFMGMVPNLVTGVWVGAEDRAAHFKTITYGQGASMALPIWGMYMKSCYEDEDLNISKNDFVKPKDLSIVVDCDGYVQDNATNNGDLDMPEDDVPDELELF
- a CDS encoding 3-oxoacid CoA-transferase subunit B codes for the protein MLDKNGIAKRIAKEVKDGYYVNLGIGIPTLVANFVRDDIEVEFQSENGVLGMGPFPFEGEEDADIINAGKQTITTLPGASFFDSAMSFSMIRGQHVHLTILGAMEVAENGDIANWKIPGKMVKGMGGAMDLVASAENIIVAMMHTNRAGESKLLKKCSLPLTGVGCVKKIVTNLAVIEVTEQGFKLLERAPGVTVEDIKNATEGTLIIEGEIPEMNI